In a single window of the Amycolatopsis sp. cg5 genome:
- a CDS encoding FAD-dependent monooxygenase, translating to MTEEHVPVLIVGGGTVGLSTSVALARHGVRSLVVERRATTSIHPRATGVQPPAREFFRAMGLEEAMREASTDLQPSMSKVNVEPSLAEADLASVRRYPTPPDEVLAVTKRISPTDIGPCSQDQIDRMLVAAAAERGIAVRFSTQLESLTQDESGVTATLLDTETGERSTVHADYLVGADGAGSRVRREIGLTMSGLDKLGEPMINMMFKADLSDLVRGHEFAFAEVRTGEVEGILLTINNRDRWVFHFTYDAENESLDDYPPERCAEIARKAIGVPDIEVEILARLAWQMSARVVDQLRVGRVLMAGDAAHTIPPVGAFGMSTGIGDAYNLGWKLAMVINGQAGDGLLDAYQDERLPIAQFTCEQAKLRFRFMELHWDNSPEAAEEKAKIKIADPLVTGFGFQYTAGAVVGARSVLPSLEDVELNLDGSPGTRLPHLWVERKGEKTSTLDLAGAGFAILAGEDGDAWHAAAEKIAEETGLPLTAYRVGKDVRDPDGTFTAATGITAKGALLVRPDNFIAWRERGEHEDAYQHLSALISGLLDRN from the coding sequence ATGACCGAAGAACATGTGCCCGTGCTGATCGTCGGTGGTGGCACCGTCGGGCTGTCGACCAGTGTCGCGCTGGCCCGCCACGGGGTGCGTTCACTGGTGGTGGAGCGGCGGGCGACCACCTCCATCCACCCGAGGGCCACCGGCGTGCAGCCGCCGGCGCGGGAGTTCTTCCGCGCGATGGGTCTCGAGGAGGCCATGCGCGAGGCGAGCACCGACCTGCAGCCGAGCATGAGCAAGGTCAACGTCGAGCCGTCGCTCGCCGAGGCCGACCTCGCCTCGGTGCGCCGGTACCCGACGCCGCCGGACGAGGTGCTGGCGGTGACCAAGCGGATCAGCCCCACCGACATCGGGCCGTGCTCGCAGGACCAGATCGACCGGATGCTGGTGGCCGCGGCCGCCGAGCGGGGCATCGCGGTGCGGTTCAGCACGCAGCTGGAGTCGCTGACCCAGGACGAGTCCGGGGTCACCGCGACGCTGCTCGACACCGAGACCGGCGAACGCAGCACGGTCCACGCCGACTACCTGGTCGGCGCGGACGGCGCGGGCAGCAGGGTGCGCCGCGAAATCGGCCTGACCATGAGCGGGCTCGACAAGCTCGGCGAGCCGATGATCAACATGATGTTCAAGGCCGACCTGTCCGACCTGGTGCGCGGGCACGAGTTCGCCTTCGCCGAGGTGCGCACCGGCGAGGTCGAGGGCATCCTGCTGACCATCAACAACCGCGACCGCTGGGTGTTCCACTTCACCTACGACGCGGAGAACGAGTCGCTCGACGACTACCCGCCGGAGCGCTGCGCCGAGATCGCCAGGAAGGCGATCGGCGTGCCCGACATCGAGGTGGAGATCCTGGCCAGGCTGGCCTGGCAGATGTCCGCGCGCGTGGTCGACCAGCTGCGCGTCGGCCGGGTGCTGATGGCGGGCGACGCCGCGCACACGATCCCGCCGGTCGGCGCGTTCGGCATGAGCACCGGCATCGGTGACGCCTACAACCTGGGCTGGAAGCTCGCGATGGTCATCAACGGCCAGGCAGGCGACGGCCTGCTCGACGCCTACCAGGACGAGCGGCTCCCGATCGCGCAGTTCACCTGTGAGCAGGCGAAACTGCGGTTCCGGTTCATGGAGCTGCACTGGGACAACAGCCCCGAGGCCGCCGAGGAGAAGGCGAAGATCAAGATCGCCGACCCGCTGGTCACCGGCTTCGGCTTCCAGTACACGGCGGGCGCCGTGGTCGGCGCGCGCAGTGTGCTGCCGTCGCTGGAGGACGTCGAGCTCAACCTCGACGGTTCGCCCGGCACGCGGCTGCCGCACCTGTGGGTGGAGCGCAAGGGCGAGAAGACGTCCACATTGGACCTCGCGGGCGCCGGATTCGCCATCCTCGCCGGTGAAGACGGCGACGCGTGGCACGCGGCCGCCGAGAAGATCGCCGAGGAGACCGGCCTGCCGCTGACCGCCTACCGCGTCGGCAAGGACGTCCGCGACCCCGACGGCACCTTCACCGCCGCCACCGGCATCACCGCGAAGGGCGCGCTGCTGGTCCGTCCCGACAACTTCATCGCCTGGCGTGAGCGGGGCGAGCACGAGGACGCCTACCAGCACCTGTCCGCGCTCATCAGCGGCCTCCTCGACCGGAACTGA
- a CDS encoding methyltransferase, with product MTLLEVTDATDRPTPAVDLFQGITAHHGSSAVHVAARLELADRLADGPKGFEELAEATKTNAFALRRLLRLLVSCGVFAEPEPGVYALTEIGYHLRTDVTDSMHSFALMMANPRNQQRWGELTECVRTGASRVPEEHKGDPFQQMPPHILKLLGKTMTFFVGHTAGAIVDGYDFSQFRTLVELGGGEGILLSAILTANPDLRGITLDLPYMAENAQKRVAGSAVADRCTVVGGDFFESVPQGDAYLLNNVIHDWDDEASVKILANCAAELAPGGKVIIVETQYPERFDDSIAAKIAGRSDVNMMVNANARERSAADFERLVSASGFELNRVIEIRPAWTGVRSSMIVEAVRR from the coding sequence ATGACTCTGCTAGAGGTGACCGACGCGACCGACAGGCCGACCCCGGCCGTCGATCTGTTCCAGGGAATTACCGCGCACCATGGGTCCAGCGCGGTGCACGTCGCCGCCCGGCTGGAGCTCGCGGACCGGCTCGCCGACGGGCCCAAGGGGTTCGAAGAACTGGCCGAGGCGACGAAGACGAACGCCTTCGCGCTGCGCCGCCTGCTGCGCCTGCTGGTCAGCTGCGGGGTGTTCGCCGAGCCGGAGCCCGGCGTGTACGCGCTGACCGAGATCGGCTACCACCTGCGCACCGACGTCACCGACTCGATGCACTCGTTCGCGCTGATGATGGCCAACCCGCGCAACCAGCAGCGCTGGGGCGAGCTGACCGAGTGCGTGCGCACCGGCGCGTCACGCGTGCCGGAGGAGCACAAGGGCGACCCGTTCCAGCAGATGCCGCCGCACATCCTGAAGCTGCTCGGCAAGACGATGACCTTCTTCGTCGGCCACACCGCCGGGGCCATTGTGGACGGTTACGACTTCTCGCAGTTCCGCACGCTGGTCGAACTCGGTGGCGGGGAAGGGATCCTGCTCTCGGCGATCCTGACCGCCAACCCGGATCTGCGCGGCATCACCCTGGATCTGCCGTATATGGCGGAGAACGCGCAGAAGCGGGTCGCCGGCAGCGCGGTCGCCGACCGCTGCACGGTCGTCGGCGGCGACTTCTTCGAGTCCGTGCCGCAGGGCGACGCCTACCTGCTCAACAACGTCATCCACGACTGGGACGACGAGGCCAGCGTCAAGATCCTCGCCAACTGCGCGGCCGAGCTGGCGCCGGGCGGCAAGGTGATCATCGTCGAAACCCAGTACCCGGAACGGTTCGACGACTCGATCGCCGCGAAGATCGCCGGCCGCAGTGACGTCAACATGATGGTCAACGCCAACGCCAGGGAACGCTCGGCCGCCGACTTCGAGCGTCTCGTCTCGGCGTCGGGCTTCGAGCTGAACCGTGTCATCGAAATCCGCCCGGCGTGGACCGGGGTCCGCTCCAGCATGATCGTCGAAGCCGTCCGCCGCTGA
- a CDS encoding cellulose binding domain-containing protein, protein MRKRLWAVSAAAVTSAGLFGVVVTAEAAPSVSATFTQSSVWDSGYGGRFALANTGDTASASWTVEFDLPSGTSVSSSWSSVMTKSGQHYKFTNTASNGKIKPGGTTGFGFNAAGLGLPSGCVVNGAPCGGGTPTTTPTTPTGTTSVTPTTTNTNNPSPGDTITVSTTAQLQAALGSVNPGQTIKLAAGTYRGAFLTSRAGTAAKPITLTGSGAILINDGPAGEPPACPAPTAGWDSGYGLWLYNAPYWNLSGFTVRESKKGIVADNSPHTMIDGVTVDHVDEEAVHFRKSSSDSLIRNSKISYTGLVQPGYGEGVYLGSAGSNWGCHGNSGGVDKADRIQVIGNHFGPYIAAEAIDVKEGTVNGLIKGNTFDGQGVTGENSADSWVDVKGIGYTIEGNTGTFTTPGTFANGYETHNPGTTPAFPNGCGNVWRDNKSDLGGVGQYAINISSVSKCKEQPNLVYASNTVTRAVKGLTNAAVTP, encoded by the coding sequence ATGAGGAAGCGGTTATGGGCGGTGAGCGCGGCCGCGGTCACCTCGGCTGGACTCTTCGGCGTCGTGGTGACGGCCGAAGCGGCGCCGAGCGTTTCGGCCACCTTCACCCAGAGTTCGGTGTGGGACAGCGGTTACGGCGGCCGGTTCGCGCTGGCCAACACCGGTGACACCGCGAGCGCCTCGTGGACGGTCGAGTTCGACCTGCCGTCGGGCACCTCGGTGAGCAGCTCGTGGAGCTCGGTCATGACGAAGAGCGGCCAGCACTACAAGTTCACCAACACCGCGTCCAACGGCAAGATCAAACCCGGTGGCACCACGGGTTTCGGCTTCAACGCCGCCGGGCTCGGCCTGCCGAGCGGCTGTGTGGTCAACGGCGCGCCGTGCGGCGGCGGCACGCCGACGACCACCCCCACCACCCCGACCGGCACCACCTCGGTCACCCCGACGACCACCAACACCAACAACCCGAGCCCCGGTGACACGATCACCGTCTCCACCACGGCGCAGCTGCAGGCGGCGCTCGGTTCGGTGAACCCCGGGCAGACGATCAAGCTCGCGGCCGGCACGTATCGCGGCGCGTTCCTGACCAGCCGGGCGGGCACCGCGGCGAAGCCGATCACCCTGACCGGCTCCGGCGCGATCCTGATCAACGACGGTCCGGCGGGCGAACCGCCCGCCTGTCCGGCGCCGACGGCGGGCTGGGATTCCGGCTATGGGCTCTGGCTTTACAACGCTCCCTATTGGAACCTCAGCGGCTTCACCGTGCGAGAGTCCAAAAAGGGCATCGTCGCGGACAATTCGCCGCACACCATGATCGACGGGGTGACGGTCGACCACGTCGACGAGGAGGCCGTGCACTTCCGCAAGTCCTCTTCGGACAGTCTGATCCGCAACTCGAAGATCAGCTACACCGGGCTGGTGCAGCCGGGTTACGGCGAGGGCGTCTACCTCGGCTCGGCCGGCTCGAACTGGGGCTGCCACGGCAATTCCGGCGGCGTCGACAAGGCCGACCGGATCCAGGTGATCGGCAACCACTTCGGCCCGTACATCGCGGCCGAGGCGATCGACGTCAAGGAAGGCACGGTCAACGGCCTCATCAAGGGCAACACCTTCGACGGCCAGGGAGTCACCGGCGAGAACTCGGCCGACTCCTGGGTCGATGTCAAGGGCATCGGCTACACCATCGAAGGCAACACCGGCACGTTCACCACGCCGGGCACGTTCGCCAACGGCTACGAAACGCACAACCCGGGCACCACGCCCGCGTTCCCCAACGGGTGCGGGAACGTCTGGCGTGACAACAAGTCCGATCTGGGCGGCGTCGGCCAGTACGCCATCAACATCAGTTCGGTCTCGAAGTGCAAGGAGCAGCCGAATCTCGTGTACGCCTCGAACACCGTCACCCGTGCGGTGAAAGGCCTGACCAACGCGGCGGTCACGCCGTAA
- a CDS encoding PPOX class F420-dependent oxidoreductase, whose translation MFTENELTFLAAQRLCRLATVSADGAPHVVPVGFEYNAELNTIDIVGYAEVMRRSRKFRDVTETGQAAIVVDELESVDPWRPRGIEIRGKAEALGADTDTPLIRITPYRLIGWGIDGDRFGPMNARNV comes from the coding sequence TTGTTCACCGAGAACGAGCTCACTTTCCTCGCCGCGCAACGGCTCTGCCGGCTGGCCACGGTCAGCGCGGACGGCGCGCCGCACGTCGTGCCGGTGGGGTTCGAGTACAACGCCGAGCTGAACACCATCGACATCGTCGGCTACGCGGAGGTCATGCGCCGCAGCCGGAAGTTCCGCGATGTCACCGAGACCGGGCAGGCGGCGATCGTCGTCGACGAGCTCGAGTCGGTCGACCCGTGGCGCCCGCGCGGTATCGAGATCAGGGGCAAGGCCGAGGCACTCGGCGCGGACACCGACACCCCGCTCATCCGGATCACGCCGTACCGGCTGATCGGCTGGGGGATCGACGGGGACCGCTTCGGGCCGATGAACGCCAGGAACGTCTAA
- a CDS encoding amidohydrolase family protein, whose translation MNLEELVAIDVHTHVEISKDGHGSLSSELLGASEKYFKAGHRQPTIAESAAYYRERKMAAVTFSVDAEHATGHPRIANEEIAETCAEHADVLIPFASVDPWKGKAGAREARRLVEEHGMRGFKFHPSVQGFAPNDPLAYPLYEVIEELGVPALFHTGQTGIGAGVPGGGGIRLKYSNPMLVDDVAVDFPELRIILAHPSFPWQDEALAVATHKPHVYIDLSGWSPKYFPPQLVRYANSLLRDKVLFGSDYPVITPDRWLADFAQLDIKPEVRPKILKDNAAALLGLA comes from the coding sequence ATGAACCTCGAAGAGCTGGTCGCGATCGACGTGCACACCCACGTCGAGATCTCGAAGGACGGTCACGGCTCCCTGAGCTCCGAACTCCTTGGCGCGTCTGAGAAATATTTCAAGGCGGGTCACCGCCAGCCGACGATCGCGGAGAGCGCCGCCTACTACCGCGAGCGCAAGATGGCCGCGGTCACGTTCAGCGTCGACGCCGAGCACGCCACCGGTCATCCGCGCATCGCCAACGAGGAGATCGCCGAGACCTGCGCCGAGCACGCCGACGTCCTCATCCCGTTCGCCAGCGTCGACCCGTGGAAAGGCAAGGCGGGCGCCCGCGAGGCGCGCCGGCTCGTCGAGGAGCACGGCATGCGCGGGTTCAAGTTCCACCCCAGCGTGCAAGGCTTCGCGCCCAACGACCCGCTCGCGTACCCGCTGTACGAGGTCATCGAGGAACTCGGCGTGCCCGCGTTGTTCCACACCGGACAGACCGGCATCGGCGCGGGCGTGCCCGGCGGCGGCGGTATCCGCCTCAAGTACTCGAACCCGATGCTCGTCGACGACGTCGCCGTCGACTTCCCCGAGCTCCGCATCATCCTCGCGCACCCGTCCTTCCCTTGGCAGGACGAGGCTTTGGCCGTCGCGACGCACAAGCCCCACGTCTACATCGACCTGTCCGGCTGGTCACCGAAGTACTTCCCGCCGCAGCTCGTCCGCTACGCGAATTCGTTGCTGCGGGACAAGGTCCTGTTCGGTTCTGACTACCCGGTGATCACCCCCGACCGCTGGCTCGCCGACTTCGCCCAACTCGACATCAAGCCCGAAGTGCGCCCCAAGATCCTGAAGGACAACGCGGCCGCGCTGCTCGGACTGGCGTGA
- a CDS encoding pirin family protein, translated as MSNIEASPAELTCRSEPGRAVEVLTPRDVPLGGPRAMKVRRTLPQRDRSLIGAWCFADHYGPADVRMDVAPHPHTGLQTVSWLFTGEIEHRDSHGVHAMVRPGELNLMTGGRGICHSEVSTDASTTLHGVQLWVALPDAHRDAPRDFRHFVPEPIELTGATARVFLGELAGASSPVPTFTPLLGAELVLAPKADLALEVDPAFEHGVLVDTGVAELDGTRLAQAELGYAGVGAKCLYLANPGDEPSRVIVLGGEPFAEELVMWWNFVGRDHDEIALFREEWQAGSDRFGRVEGYPGARLPAPQLPGGRLKPRRNPA; from the coding sequence GTGAGCAACATCGAAGCGAGCCCGGCCGAGCTGACCTGCCGAAGCGAGCCGGGGCGGGCGGTCGAGGTGCTCACGCCGCGCGACGTGCCGCTCGGCGGCCCGCGGGCGATGAAGGTCCGGCGGACGCTGCCGCAGCGCGACCGGTCGCTGATCGGGGCCTGGTGTTTCGCCGACCACTACGGTCCTGCCGACGTGCGCATGGATGTCGCGCCGCATCCGCATACCGGACTGCAGACGGTGAGCTGGTTGTTCACCGGGGAGATCGAGCATCGCGACAGTCACGGCGTGCACGCGATGGTCCGGCCGGGTGAGCTGAACCTGATGACCGGCGGGCGCGGGATCTGCCACTCCGAGGTTTCCACCGACGCCAGCACCACGTTGCACGGCGTGCAGCTGTGGGTGGCGCTGCCGGACGCGCATCGCGACGCGCCGCGCGACTTCCGGCATTTCGTTCCTGAACCGATTGAGTTGACCGGGGCGACCGCGCGGGTTTTTCTCGGCGAGCTCGCCGGGGCTTCTTCCCCGGTGCCGACTTTCACGCCGTTGCTGGGCGCGGAACTCGTGCTGGCGCCGAAAGCGGACCTCGCACTCGAGGTGGATCCGGCGTTCGAACACGGTGTTCTCGTTGACACCGGAGTCGCCGAACTCGACGGCACGCGGCTCGCGCAGGCCGAACTCGGCTACGCGGGCGTCGGCGCGAAATGCCTTTACCTGGCCAATCCCGGTGACGAACCGAGCCGGGTGATCGTGCTCGGCGGTGAACCATTCGCCGAAGAGCTGGTCATGTGGTGGAACTTCGTCGGGCGCGACCATGACGAGATCGCCCTGTTCCGTGAGGAATGGCAGGCCGGGTCGGACCGTTTCGGCCGCGTGGAAGGGTATCCGGGCGCACGGCTGCCCGCACCGCAGCTGCCAGGGGGACGGCTCAAGCCAAGGCGCAATCCCGCTTAA
- a CDS encoding cellulose binding domain-containing protein has product MAAVEVVKEPAEAAPGPGALTGLDLGSANRRAPVAGLYDWSKAGFRGGSALPGASEVNPSAACQITPAELTSQYNVKPNDGVDDTNGIQAAIDAIKSTCSPSASYSKLSLINFPAGRLDVTHELHVDADYLILRGAGKDATKFVYKPDANTLYDTLTPDGSDWDEDGMTSGAGKGGWLWPGRGLFRVQSRGVDPSYASDYAAAPANRKDIFEGTINVHWKAGLKLRGKPGDTAYAAKTGDKVVYLASSGALTNLAAGNLVNIRAANSTKFYQQQNATGTTFPLLNMHMRQQIFTIAALDTAARTITLDKPLEYDVPVTSISDGSAPIDGATYDSKAAPLVDPVLGVGFEDLGFSQDMPGLNPAEANNNYGNMAPNAEMHGIVFKWAANSWVRGVRADMTGSHPIVTEEAKNLQIVNNELNGSWNKGKGGNGYFRGSRVWDSLYAGNTSTLLRHFTFQWGASGNVVIGNSFDSDLNLHGGWERNNLFELNTVKVPYAHRSGNCRANCGEEGGGGPDDSNWFPIWWGAGQKAVKWSGSSGPRNVFFNNTMTKQLSEGGAFGDFYADRHRVYQFGWDGTAFKHLDVGGTPITDWAHNEQKDYTGGHGLDATKTDAAASLFLKSVDGTQPPTSTTTTPTSTTTSTTTTTPTSTTTTTPTTTTSQPPAGCVTATFNQKSVWDSGYGATFTIANNCATATTSWTVEFDLPSGTTVSSSWNSVMTKNGQHYKVGNASTNGKIKAGGTTSFGFNAAGRGLPTNCSLGGTRCGGTS; this is encoded by the coding sequence GTGGCCGCCGTCGAAGTGGTCAAGGAACCAGCCGAGGCGGCGCCAGGACCAGGCGCGCTCACCGGTCTGGACCTCGGTTCCGCCAATCGCCGCGCGCCGGTCGCCGGGCTCTACGACTGGAGCAAAGCCGGTTTCCGCGGTGGTTCCGCGCTACCCGGCGCCAGTGAGGTGAACCCCAGCGCGGCCTGTCAGATCACCCCGGCCGAGCTGACCAGCCAGTACAACGTGAAACCCAATGACGGCGTCGACGACACCAACGGCATCCAGGCCGCGATCGACGCGATCAAGTCGACCTGCTCCCCCAGCGCGAGTTACTCGAAGCTGAGCCTGATCAACTTCCCCGCCGGCAGGCTGGACGTCACGCACGAGTTGCATGTGGACGCCGATTACCTGATCTTGCGTGGCGCGGGCAAGGACGCGACGAAGTTCGTCTACAAGCCCGACGCGAACACGCTCTACGACACCCTCACCCCCGACGGTTCCGACTGGGACGAGGACGGGATGACCTCGGGTGCGGGCAAGGGCGGCTGGCTGTGGCCGGGCCGTGGCCTGTTCCGCGTCCAGTCACGCGGCGTCGACCCGTCCTACGCGAGTGACTACGCCGCGGCGCCCGCCAACCGCAAGGACATCTTCGAGGGCACGATCAACGTGCACTGGAAGGCGGGCCTCAAACTGCGCGGCAAGCCGGGTGACACCGCGTACGCGGCCAAGACCGGCGACAAGGTCGTCTACCTGGCGAGCAGCGGCGCGCTGACCAACCTCGCGGCGGGCAACCTGGTGAACATCCGCGCGGCCAACAGCACGAAGTTCTACCAGCAGCAGAACGCGACCGGAACGACGTTTCCGTTGCTGAACATGCACATGCGCCAGCAGATCTTCACCATCGCCGCGCTCGACACCGCGGCCCGCACGATCACCTTGGACAAGCCGCTGGAGTACGACGTCCCTGTGACGTCCATTTCGGACGGTTCGGCCCCGATCGACGGCGCCACCTACGACTCCAAGGCGGCGCCGCTGGTCGACCCGGTGCTCGGCGTCGGCTTCGAGGACCTCGGCTTCAGCCAGGACATGCCGGGCCTGAACCCGGCCGAGGCGAACAACAACTACGGCAACATGGCGCCGAACGCCGAGATGCACGGCATCGTGTTCAAGTGGGCGGCCAACTCCTGGGTACGCGGCGTCCGCGCGGACATGACCGGCTCGCACCCGATCGTCACCGAAGAGGCCAAGAACCTGCAGATCGTGAACAACGAGCTCAACGGTTCGTGGAACAAGGGCAAGGGCGGCAACGGCTACTTCCGCGGCTCGCGGGTGTGGGACTCGCTCTACGCCGGCAACACCTCGACCTTGTTGCGGCACTTCACCTTCCAGTGGGGCGCCTCGGGCAACGTGGTGATCGGCAACTCCTTCGACTCCGACCTCAACCTGCACGGCGGCTGGGAGCGCAACAACCTGTTCGAGCTCAACACCGTCAAGGTCCCCTACGCGCACCGGTCCGGCAACTGCCGGGCGAACTGCGGTGAAGAGGGCGGCGGCGGGCCCGACGACTCGAACTGGTTCCCGATCTGGTGGGGCGCCGGGCAGAAGGCGGTCAAGTGGTCCGGTTCCTCGGGCCCGCGCAACGTCTTCTTCAACAACACCATGACCAAGCAGCTCTCCGAGGGCGGCGCGTTCGGCGACTTCTACGCCGACCGCCACCGCGTGTACCAGTTCGGCTGGGACGGCACCGCGTTCAAGCACCTCGACGTCGGCGGCACGCCGATCACCGACTGGGCGCACAACGAGCAGAAGGACTACACCGGCGGCCACGGTCTCGACGCCACCAAGACCGACGCGGCGGCCTCGCTGTTCCTGAAGTCGGTCGACGGCACGCAGCCGCCGACGAGCACGACGACGACCCCGACCAGCACCACCACGTCGACCACCACGACGACCCCGACGTCGACCACGACCACCACCCCGACCACGACGACCAGCCAGCCGCCCGCCGGCTGCGTGACGGCGACGTTCAACCAGAAGTCGGTGTGGGACAGCGGGTACGGCGCCACCTTCACCATCGCCAACAACTGCGCCACGGCGACCACATCCTGGACGGTCGAGTTCGACCTGCCGTCGGGCACCACGGTCAGCAGCTCGTGGAACTCGGTCATGACGAAGAACGGCCAGCACTACAAGGTCGGCAACGCCAGCACGAACGGCAAGATCAAGGCCGGTGGCACCACGAGTTTCGGCTTCAACGCGGCGGGACGTGGCCTGCCGACCAACTGCTCGCTCGGCGGCACTCGCTGTGGAGGCACCTCATGA
- a CDS encoding methyltransferase, whose protein sequence is MARVEAASGVDAPTATVALFQLITGHHESSAIHVAAKLKVADLLADGPRKVAELAAETSTDEDSLQRLLRLLVSSGVLTEPEAGVFALSPVGHHLRSDQPDSLYAVAMTLASPGHVERWAGLTEVLETGKTALHDKGKAVFSEPPPEVIALLSQSMTFFSTYTVGSVVGNYDFSGCSTVVDVGGGLGSLLAAVVTANPGVRGILLDQPFLREATKKHLANTEGGDKIEAIAGDFFESVPEGGDVYILKSVIHDWDDDRSVEILKSCHRAMRPGARLLLVETVCPERFDDSVPSRIAARSDVMMLLSSPGGRERTEADFQKLLETAGFELSTVTPVRPAWTGVQSTTLLEAIRR, encoded by the coding sequence ATGGCTCGGGTCGAAGCGGCGAGCGGCGTGGACGCGCCGACCGCGACGGTGGCATTGTTCCAACTGATCACCGGTCACCACGAATCCAGCGCGATTCACGTGGCCGCGAAACTGAAGGTGGCCGATCTGCTCGCGGACGGTCCGCGCAAGGTGGCGGAGCTGGCCGCCGAAACCTCGACCGACGAGGACTCGCTGCAGCGGCTGCTGCGGCTGCTGGTCAGCTCCGGCGTGCTGACCGAACCGGAGGCCGGGGTGTTCGCGCTGTCACCGGTGGGCCACCACCTGCGCAGCGACCAGCCCGATTCGCTCTACGCCGTGGCGATGACGCTGGCCAGCCCCGGCCACGTCGAGCGCTGGGCCGGGCTGACCGAAGTGCTCGAAACGGGCAAGACGGCGTTGCACGACAAGGGCAAGGCGGTGTTCTCGGAGCCGCCGCCCGAGGTGATCGCGCTGCTGAGCCAGTCGATGACCTTCTTCTCCACCTACACCGTGGGGTCGGTGGTCGGCAACTACGACTTCAGCGGCTGCTCCACGGTCGTCGACGTCGGCGGCGGGCTCGGCTCGCTGCTCGCCGCGGTCGTCACCGCGAACCCCGGCGTGCGCGGCATCCTGCTCGACCAGCCGTTCCTGCGTGAAGCGACGAAGAAGCACCTCGCGAACACCGAGGGCGGCGACAAGATCGAGGCGATCGCCGGCGACTTCTTCGAGTCGGTCCCCGAAGGCGGCGACGTCTACATCCTCAAGAGCGTCATCCACGACTGGGACGACGACCGCAGTGTCGAGATCCTGAAGTCGTGCCACCGCGCCATGCGCCCCGGCGCGCGGCTGCTGCTGGTCGAGACGGTCTGCCCGGAGCGGTTCGACGATTCGGTGCCGTCCCGCATCGCCGCCCGCAGTGACGTGATGATGCTGCTGAGCAGCCCCGGCGGCCGGGAGCGCACGGAGGCCGACTTCCAGAAGCTGCTGGAGACGGCCGGGTTCGAGCTGAGCACGGTCACGCCCGTCCGTCCCGCGTGGACCGGCGTCCAGTCGACCACGCTGCTCGAGGCGATCCGCCGCTGA
- a CDS encoding cytochrome P450 — MRVSTAAGNTRTTVFAPRIDELLQKYRGGGLFRLDADTVGIADPQLISAIMTSRPANDEERPTFKPLWGQTISRSESTAVMRAVGQDVRAALEKPDDGRRELTGEWPHVCHVYLRDLIFPTDPVRLRTLLDRRLEWTTLLTRAVVTAGSALPGWPPTGAPLSHLGKLTSQAEGYHAKFRAMGLYRRTAAPVCFTVSQLVANAIWLGAPFDEGVANRDIIHETLRLLPVSWNLLRFASPEFTALDERIGPKDDVLMLPLLSHRDPAIWADPDEFRPERWASLDPDRQPGYLPFGHISERCWGRHMVLPLAERLLDMFRGGGYRIDPAQAEARVPLAGLFGVTKVKVTR, encoded by the coding sequence ATGCGGGTTTCCACTGCTGCCGGTAATACCCGGACCACCGTCTTCGCTCCGCGAATTGACGAGCTGCTGCAGAAGTATCGTGGTGGCGGGCTTTTCCGGCTGGATGCGGACACCGTTGGAATTGCGGACCCGCAGCTGATCAGCGCGATCATGACGAGCCGGCCCGCGAATGACGAGGAACGGCCGACGTTCAAGCCGTTGTGGGGACAGACGATCAGCCGGTCGGAATCGACCGCGGTCATGCGGGCGGTCGGCCAGGATGTGCGGGCCGCGCTGGAAAAGCCCGATGACGGCCGCCGGGAGCTGACCGGGGAATGGCCGCATGTCTGCCATGTCTATTTGCGTGACCTCATCTTCCCGACCGACCCGGTGCGGCTGCGCACACTGCTGGACCGGCGGCTCGAATGGACGACGCTGCTGACCAGGGCCGTCGTCACCGCGGGTTCCGCGCTGCCCGGCTGGCCGCCGACGGGCGCGCCGCTGTCTCATCTGGGCAAGCTCACCAGCCAGGCCGAGGGTTACCACGCCAAGTTCCGCGCCATGGGGCTCTACCGCCGGACGGCGGCGCCGGTCTGCTTCACGGTGTCGCAGCTGGTCGCCAACGCGATCTGGCTGGGCGCGCCGTTCGACGAAGGCGTCGCCAACCGCGACATCATCCACGAGACCCTGCGGCTGCTGCCGGTGTCGTGGAACCTCCTGCGCTTCGCCTCGCCCGAATTCACCGCGCTCGACGAGCGGATCGGGCCGAAGGACGACGTGCTGATGCTCCCGCTGCTCAGCCACCGTGACCCGGCCATCTGGGCAGACCCCGACGAGTTCCGGCCGGAGCGCTGGGCGTCGCTCGACCCCGACCGCCAGCCCGGCTATCTGCCGTTCGGGCACATCAGCGAGCGGTGCTGGGGCAGGCACATGGTGCTGCCGCTGGCCGAACGCCTGCTCGACATGTTCCGCGGCGGTGGCTACCGCATCGACCCGGCTCAGGCCGAGGCCAGGGTCCCGCTCGCGGGCCTCTTCGGTGTCACCAAAGTGAAAGTCACCAGATAG